A genomic region of Erythrobacter sp. SCSIO 43205 contains the following coding sequences:
- a CDS encoding PilZ domain-containing protein, whose amino-acid sequence MPTADKSYLTAAQEDRCSPRTRLVIPASLRASGGRAFQTNVQDLSISGFSANSINRMHEGQMCWLTLPGLESLQAQVVWWENCIVGCAFEELLSPIVHDNILMRYSSTGVSRPMI is encoded by the coding sequence ATGCCGACCGCAGACAAAAGCTATCTCACCGCAGCACAAGAAGATCGCTGTTCACCGCGCACGCGCCTGGTGATCCCTGCTTCCTTGCGCGCGTCAGGTGGCCGCGCCTTTCAAACCAATGTGCAAGACCTTTCGATCTCCGGCTTTTCAGCCAATTCGATTAACCGGATGCACGAAGGCCAAATGTGCTGGCTCACCCTGCCCGGCCTTGAATCGCTTCAGGCGCAGGTCGTGTGGTGGGAAAACTGCATCGTCGGCTGCGCGTTTGAGGAGCTTTTAAGCCCCATCGTGCACGACAACATCCTGATGCGTTATTCCAGCACGGGTGTTAGCCGTCCGATGATCTAA